The sequence GCTCACCGCAGAACTCGTCCGTGACGCGCTCACGGCGCACATGATCAATGGTGTGATGGATAAGCGAGAGTATTTCCTCGATAAAATCACTCGTTCTGAGAATGTCAAAAAGATGTGGCTCGTTCGTGCACCCAGCGTGGAGGCGCAATTTGGCCCTAGCCTTTATGGAGAATCGATGCGAGATGCAATCGATAGGAAGGTGCTTGAGGAGGGAAAGGCATCGGAGATTCTCAAAGAGAGTGCTAAAGAGGTGACATTGAGGGTGACGATCCCCTATATCGCCGATTCCAAGGGTCTCCCCAACTGTCTTAGCTGTCATGAGGCCAAAGAGGGAGAGGTGCTGGGGGCGATTTCGATGATCTTTGATATTGACTCTTTTAGGAGCACGGGACTCTCCACAACACTGAAGATTCTTGCCGCAGCCACGGCCCTGTTGCTTCTCACGGTCTATCTCGTGGGGCGACTTATCACCCCCTATACAGAGCTTTTTGAGGCTTTTAGAAAGAGCTTGCATCATGCCGAAGAGGGTGATTTCACCCATAAAGTTTCCACTCCGCTCAAAGATGAGATGGGAGAGCTCGCCAAGTGGCTCAATAGCCTCACTGAGAAGCTCCATCAAGTGGTGAGTGATATTGATCGGCGTATCTCTATTCTTATCGCCTATAACAAGAATCAATACAACTCCAACCCCCTTATTCGCACCAAAGAGATCATTGGTGAGCTGGCGGATGTCTATAAATTCCGACGCAATATTGAGCTTTTGGACAAAAAAGAGGAGGTCTATGACAACATTACGGCCATCTTCCTCTATAAGCTCAACCTCAAACGATTCACCATTATTCAGGTGCAAAATGGCATTGAAGAGCTCATCTATCCAAGGGATGAAGAGGAGGCTGGCTCTACTCTATTGCAATTTAGCGCACAATATGTCCATGCAATCCCTCTCTACCGAGATAGCGCTAACAATGTCTTTAGTGGCTATATGCCTAAAGAGAATGAATATTACATCAATGCCTCTTTTGCGATTTCTCCCTCCGTGCTCTGGCAACTCTCC comes from Wolinella succinogenes DSM 1740 and encodes:
- a CDS encoding GGDEF domain-containing protein, which translates into the protein MSAKRKILFISTLALGLLTLMVVVLVTLSFRDYGIASAKEKSKLTAELVRDALTAHMINGVMDKREYFLDKITRSENVKKMWLVRAPSVEAQFGPSLYGESMRDAIDRKVLEEGKASEILKESAKEVTLRVTIPYIADSKGLPNCLSCHEAKEGEVLGAISMIFDIDSFRSTGLSTTLKILAAATALLLLTVYLVGRLITPYTELFEAFRKSLHHAEEGDFTHKVSTPLKDEMGELAKWLNSLTEKLHQVVSDIDRRISILIAYNKNQYNSNPLIRTKEIIGELADVYKFRRNIELLDKKEEVYDNITAIFLYKLNLKRFTIIQVQNGIEELIYPRDEEEAGSTLLQFSAQYVHAIPLYRDSANNVFSGYMPKENEYYINASFAISPSVLWQLSFAFDQYKEYERAKNLVSVIYNYLDAAKAILHTRMLMEMLKESSLRDPLTGLYNRKFLEEYIESATHQALRSKTTYAILMIDVDFFKMVNDTYGHDVGDQVISGLSNIIQNTIREADLAVRFGGEEFIVLLYNSAPEGAERVAQKIRTRFSEMVFEVNHERFSKTLSVGISMFPEDGPTVWRAIKFADIALYKAKESGRNQVVRFHSSMLPDGFNY